The genomic DNA ATCCTTTCGTCTTTAACAGTTACTATGAAAGCTTAGGTGCGCGCGTTATTCGAACCAACCGGGGCAATTTAAGCCGGCCGACTGTGGAGGAAGTCTACCAGTACCGCCGGCATGTAGACGCAGCAATGGATGAGTTCCTGTGCCTGCTGGTCAGCGATGAGCTCAAGATGCTGACGTTGCTGGGACTCAACCATGAAGAGCAGCACCAGGAATTGCTGGCGGCTGACATCAAATATATCTTAGGGCATAATCCGCTCTTTCCCGCGTATAACGAAATAACGGAGCCTGTGGAAACAGCGCATCCTGCTGACGAATTTCTTGGCATACAAGAAGGCCTCTATAACATAGGCTACAGGGGGGGAGGATTTTGCTTCGACAATGAATTGGGGGCCCACCCCGTCTTCCTTTCAGCTTATGAAATAGCGCAGGAACTGGTCACCAATGGGCAGTATAGCACATTCATCGCGGACGGAGGGTATCGCAAACATGAATACTGGCACGCCGAGGGCCTGGATTGGGTCAAAAACAACAACGTGCACGCTCCCCTTTACTGGCACCGGATAGAAGGCCAGTGGCACTCCTACGGGGCATCCGGAATGCAGCTGCTGGATGTAAACCAGCCAGTGACACATGTCAGTTACTACGAGGCAGCTGCCTTTGCGGCATGGAAGGGAATGCGGTTGCCAACCGAATTCGAGTGGGAAGCCGCATGTCATCAATTCAAGTGGGGGACCCGGTGGGAGTGGACACACAGTGCCTATCTGCCCTATCCCGGATACAGCAGAGTCGCCGGTCCTGTAGGAGAGTATAACGGCAAATTTATGGTGAATCAAATGGTGCTTCGCGGCGCTTCCACGGTCACCCCGCCGGGACACACCCGGCCCAGTTACCGTAATTTTTTCCATCCGCAGTTAAGATGGCAATACACGGGCATCAGGCTGGCTCGCACCCCTCGCCCGGATGACAGATCGGGCAAAGCGATGCACGCCGCCGAAAGAACACGGGCACCTGAATGACAGGCAGATAGCAACCCTCGCAGCCACTCCTTTGAAAGGGGACAGGGATGAGGCGGCAGGCGCAAAAAATTCGAAAGGATCCGCAGGAACCTGGAAAAGCCCTGCCTGGCGCCGCTACAAAATGACGCACCCGCCCTGATGCCTGTTCAGACACGCTGGCCCGGTGAGGGACGGAAACGCGGCCAGGCCTGGCTTTGCGCCCTGTCAACGAATAGCGCAAAGGCCCATAATATGAAAGCCGGTGATGGGTACGGCATGCGGAAGGAGGACGAAATAAAAAGGAAAATATATGGATAAACTTACTTTGAAAGCGACGCTTATAAAAGCGCATCATCAAACCCTGCAACGCTTACGGGCGGCCTATGTCACCTTTCAAAAGGGGGGCAATCTGGATCTTACCGACGTCCAGGACCTTGATGACCACTCACACCGGGAACAGGCGGAAGAATACTTGCAGGCGCTGGAAAGGCAGATTCATCAACGGGAAGATGAGATGGAAATGCTTTACAGTTTGGATTTCGGTCATAAAACATCGGTGACGACAGGAGCCGTGGTATTGGTCGATGGGCAGTACTATATCATCGGGATACCTGCGTGCCAGTTTGACTTGGCAGGAAAGCATTTTATTGCCATGTCACCCGAAGCGCCTTTTTACCAGGGACTTATGGATAAGAAGCAAAATGACTCCTTTGTTTTCAACGGCAAAGAATTTACGATTGAATCTATTTTTTAATTTAAACAGACAGATATGTTACGATGGCTTGATATAATCAAATTCACAAATCAGGGCAATCCTACTCCTGATAGAAGAGTGGAAAAAACGCCGGAAGAATGGAAGGCGCTGCTGACCGAGGAGCAGTTCAGGATAACACGACTGAAAGGAACCGAGCGGGCCTTTAGCTCAGAACTTTGTTCTTATTTTGAGCCGGGTCGATATGCTTGTGTATGTTGTGATACCGAGCTTTTTGATGCGGGGGAGAAATTCGAAAGTGGTACGGGTTGGCCCTCCTTCACGCAACCTGTAAAAGACAATGTCGTGGCCTATCACAAGGACAGCGCCTTTGGCATGCAGCGAATAGAAGCCCTCTGTAGCACGTGCGATGCGCACCTGGGGCATGTCTTCCAGGATGGCCCCAAGCCCAGCGGGCTCCGGTACTGCATAAACGCCGTTTCGTTGAAAAAAGTAGCTGCCAGTGAAAAGAAGATAGCCTTTGGCGGAGGCTGCTTCTGGTGTACTGAAGCCATTTTCCAGCGGCTCAAGGGCGTGCTAAAGGTAGAGAGCGGCTATAGTGGCGGTACGGTCATTAACCCCACCTACAGGGAAGTTTGCAGTGGGGCAACGGGCCATGCGGAAATGGTCGAAGTTACCTACAATCCCGAAGAAATTTCCTTTGAGGAGCTGCTCAAGATCCATCTAAGCACCCATAACCCCACAACAGTTAACAGGCAGGGAGCAGATCGCGGTTCCCAATACCGGAGCGTCATCTTTTACAGAACCGAAGAGGAGAAGCAGACGGCCGTGCGCCTGATCGGTGAGGTACAAACCTTATATCCCGACCTGATCGTCACAGAGCTGCAGCAGTTCGAACATTTTTATAAAGCTGAAACCCATCATCAGGACTACTACAACCGAAACCAGGAAGCGGGATACTGCCAGGTGGTGATCAATCCCAAACTGGCAAAGCTCCGGGAGCTGTACCAGGACAAGTTAAAATAATACCGATAGCGATACTTAAAGGGGACTGTCCGTGAGAGAAGCACAACAGGAAAGAATAAAATGCCTGATCATCGGATCCGGGCCATCGGGCTATACAGCCGCCATTTATACGGCCCGGGCCGATTTAAAACCCGTGTTATACACAGGGCTGTTTATCGGTGGGCAGCTCACAAAAACGTCCGATGTCGAAAATTATCCGGGATATCCTGATGGCGTAATGGGGGCAGAAATGATGGCGGGCTTTCACAAGCAAGCTTCCCGGGTGGGGGCGGATTTGCGGATAGGGGACGTCAGTGCTGTCGATTTTTCACAATCGCCCTTCAGCGTTACAGTCGACGGAGAAAAAGGGATACTGGCAGATACCGTCATCATTGCCACGGGAGCAACGCCGAAATGGTTGGGACTTGCCTCTGAACAGCAATACGCCGGCGCCGGTGTGTCGGCCTGCGCGACATGTGACGGGTTCTTTTTTAAAGGACAGGACGTGGCAATTGTGGGCGCGGGAGACACAGCTGCAGAAGAAGCCCTGCATCTGGCTAAGCTTTGTAAAAAGGTCTACATGTTGGTGCGCAAAGCAAGTTTCAAGGCTTCCAAAGCAATGGTTCACAGGGTAGAAAACACGCCCAACATCAAAGTCTTATTCAACGTCGAGGTAAAGGAAGTGCTGGGAGATGGCGTCAAGGTGCAGGGTGCACGGCTGTTCAACAATATCACCGATGAGGAATTGACCGTGGATGTGACCGGTTTTTTTGTAGCAATCGGCCATCATCCCAACACCGATCTGTTCAGGCCCTGGCTTACAATGGATAAGGCGGGGTACATCAAAACAAAGGGTTGTTCGACGAGGACCAATGTTCCCGGTGTTTTCTGTTGTGGTGACGCGCAAGACCCTGTTTACCGGCAAGCGATAACGGCTGCCGGCAGCGGCTGCATGGCTGCGCTTGATTGTGAGCGGTTCCTCTCCGAAATGGAACAGGGACCTTTTGAGTCATGATCTTCGGGTAGCTTTTAGAGGCCGTCACCTCTTCCTCGAACGCCATGCACGGGCAAAGCGTGAAGCGCAACAGCAGGAGCGGATGAGTCAATTTTGTGGCAGCTAGCATGGCAGAAAACAGCATGCATCAGCTCTAAGAGCAAGGAAGCGGGATTATGTTTGCTCCGGCGCGGTGGCGCGCTGGCTGCCGCACACGCCAAGCCAACGTGCCTGTATCTGGTGCTGGCCTCACAAGGGAGGGGTAAGTAAAAATAAGCGCTGAAAGGCTGAAGGGGGATTCCCTGTCGATGAGCCGTGCCCGAAGCAGGCAGTAAACAAGCGTACAGGATTGCCTACCAACAGAACATATAGCAAATTAAAACAAAACGAAAATGGAAACAATTGACTTGCATGAGGGCCAGAGCGGCATCACCTTTTTTTCTCTCAAAATTGATGAGCGTGAAGTGGGCAGAATGATGGTTCATATGCTGCCTGGCATCTTGAGGGCGGGGCACACGAGCGTTGACATTTCACAACGTCGCAGTGGCTACGGCCAAAAACTAATAGATGCCGTGGTGGCTTATGCACGGAAAAATGAGCTCAAAGTGATCCCGGACTGTGGCTTTGTGGCGATGGTGTTTAACAAATATCCTGAAGTTTATGGGGACATCCGGGGCACACGGTAACGGGCAGGAGCGGGGCAGGAAAAGCAACTGCCGGGACGTTTCCTACGCCGGCAGCTTCTGCAAATCAGAAAGGAGGCAGGGAGAGGAAAAGCAAGTGGCTTATTTTACAGGCATACCCCTCCGCTCCCAAGCCCGGTGTCCGGGGACGATCTGGAGGGAGGCCTTACGGTTAGGGCCAAGGGTATTTATTTTAATAGGTGAAAATCAGGCTGGTAGCGCGGTACAGGCAAGCGGCAGGCCAGCACATGCCTCACGGGCCTGCGCCCCTGACCTGCCCGTGCATGCGCATGGGGAAAGCTGCCCGTGAAATAGCAGAGCAACATGAAACTGGGATATGAGAACACAACCGATGGTGCCCGCCTCTTCATAACGGTTGGGGAGCACCAAATGAAAGGGGAGGGAATGCTGCGGAATCCTACCGAGCATATGAACACGTTGGTGGTCAACAAGTCCCCTGGCTCCCAGCGGGTAACCATTGATGCAATACCGTATACCATGCCCGGGCACTCGCTGCTCCCGTTGGTGTCAAACCAGCCTTATGCCTTCGAAGATCCAGTCTCCCTGGTGTCCTGGCACTTCAACAGGGAGTTTTACTGTATCGTCGACCATGATGCTGAGGTAAGCTGCGCCGGTTTTCTGTTCTTTGGCATTCATCATCCCATGTTCATCAGGCTCAGCCCCGAGGACCTGGCGGGCATTCGGCTGATAGAGCAGTTGTTTCTGGAAGATATGCAGGAAAAAGACAGGATGCAGGGGGAGATGCTGCGCACGCTGCTGAAGCGGCTCATTATCAAAAGCACCCGCATGGCGCGGGCACAGATGGCGAACGGCCAGCTGCTTACCGTCGATAGGTTTGATGTGATTCGCCTCTTTAACCTGCTAGTTGAGCAGAACTTCCGGCAAGAGCATGAGGTGAGCTTTTATGCCGCGGCACTGCATAAGTCACCCAAGACCCTTTCTAATCTCTTTCGGCTTTGCAGCCATCCTTCTCCTTCGACACTCATTCAGCAGCGCATCCTCCTGGAGGCAAAAAGGTACCTGTACTATACTTCCAAATCAGCAAAGGAGATAGGCTATGAACTCGGGTTTGAAAGTCCGGCGCATTTCAGCCGCTTCTTCAAATTAAAAACAGGGACCACACTTTCTGCATTCAAAAACAGGCAGGCCCTGGAAATATAAGCGGTCGGTCGCTACCGGTAGTCGCCTTCTTTACAAAGACTACCGGTGAATGGTTAGCCGGCCTTTGACCAAAGCCCAGCAGGCACTGAACCGCGAAGTCCGTTTACCGCGGCTACAGGAAAATACCCGACCACTACCCATCCGGGAAATATCGCCAACACATCGGGAACTCCTGTCATTACCTGTTGCCCGGAACCGGGCTACTTTTACTTAATTAAAAGAAGGAACGATGGAAAGAACGAGAAAGGCAAAGGTGCCTATCCCCTTAGCCCCCCGGGCCTTTAGGCGGATCAGCGGCTAGGGACTTATAGCATATGGCGGGGCCAAGCCTGGCCGCGGCATGAAGGGGCTGGTCAAAACTTTCCCGGTAATGGGAGAAGCAGACACAGGGAAATGCACCCCGATGCGCTCGTCTTGCCATCAGAAACTCACGCATTAAACCTGTAAACCCATTTATATGAAGTCAATAAATTCAGTTCAAAGCGCCCTGGTGTGGGCGGTTGCCGGCACGATGTTGCTCAGTTTCCAGGCAGGGGATGCGTTTGCCGCCCAGAAGCTCCCTTTACAAGCTGGTGATAGGGATTCGGTTGCAACGGTGGCAGGAGTGCCTTTGCTGCCACAAGACATCAGCCCGCTGCTGATAGGCGAAAGTATTCCGAAAGCAAAGCTTCCAGCTCCAGATGGGTCGTTACAGGATTTAAATGCCCTGGTGGCGCAAAAGCCTACGATTCTTGTTTTTTACCGGGGCGGATGGTGTCCCTATTGCTCCAAACAGCTTTCCGGGCTGCAGGAAATAGAGCAGGAGCTTGCAGGTATGGGCTACCAAACCATTGCCATCAGCACGGATAGTCCGGAAAACCTGCAGCACACCAAAGACAAAGGGGCTCTCACCTATCAGCTGTTATCGGATGCAGACCTGGCCTTAGCTAAAAAGTTCGGGATAGCTTATAAATCGCCGCAGAGTTACGACGCCTTTCTACCCAAAACTTCCGGCGGTAAAAACCCGGACAAGCTCCTGCCGGTGCCTTCGGTGTTTCTACTAAACCAAAAAGGAACGATTCTTTTTGAGTTCATCAACCCCGATATCACCCAAAGGCTAAGCCCCACCTTATTGAAAGCGGTTGCGGCATCACTCCGGAAAGAGGCATAAAGAAACCCACGATCACCCTGGCAGGCAGGCCGGGATCGAGCATTCGGGCTGCAGGAGACAACGCTGATGAATAAAAACAAGATGAAGAAATTTTTGATAGTACTGGCAGGGATTCTATGGTTCTCAGCCGCTGCCACCGCGCAGATTGAGCACCCTGTAAGCTGGCGTGTCACCGCAAAGCAACTAAATGCTCAGGAAGCGGATCTGATCGTGAAGGCAACGATTCAGCCCGGCTGGCATGTATACTCCCAATTTCTGAAAGCGGGTGGGCCGGTGCCGACCTCCTTTACATTCCGCCCTTCGCCGGCTTATCAACTGGTAGGGAAGGTAGCAGAAAGTCCGCAACCGGTTGCTGCTTTCGACCAGAACTTTAACATGGAGATTCTGTGGCATGAGCAAGCGGTTACCTTCAGGCAGCGCATCAAGCTTCTCAAGCCTGTCGTCTCAGTGACCGGCTCGGTTGAGTTTATGGTATGCAACGACCAGAAGTGTTTACCTCCCACGGAAGAAACGTTTGAGATTCTTTTAGGAGCTAAACCATCAACTGCTTCATCCGACCTGCAACAAGCGAAAACTACCCGGCAGGAAAGGGTGGAGAAGGCAGCAGGCACGGGCGCGGCACAGGGACAGGCCGGCGCTGCAGATGCTTCTCCGGCCTCTTATGCAGGCATTTTCATAGCTGGTTTTTTAGGAGGGTTGGCCGCTTTTTTTATGCCCTGCATCTACCCCCTGATACCCCTCACGGTTTCCTTTTTCACAAAGCAAGCAGGCTCCCGGCGCAGAGGCATACAGCAGGCGCTGCTCTACGGGCTTTCAATTATCAGTATTTATGTGGCCCTGGGAGTGCTGATCACACTCAGTTTTGGCGCTTCCGCGCTTAACGAAGCTGCCAGCAGCGCCCTCTTTAACCTGTTTTTCTTTGCCGTGCTGGTGATGTTTGCCCTCTCCTTCCTGGGTGCCTTCGAGTTGGTGCTTCCTTCGGCGTTGGTCAATAAAATGGATGAGAAATCAAGCGGCGGTGGCCTGGCCGGGCTGTTTTTTATGGCCTTTACCCTGGCGCTGGTTTCCTTCTCCTGTACAGGCCCGATCATCGGCACGTTGCTGGTGGATGCCGTTTCGAAAGGAACGTACCTGGGGCCGGCCATCGGTATGTTCGGCTTCTCTTTGGCTTTGGCTTTCCCGTTTACCTTCTTTGCGATATTTCCTGCCTGGCTCCGGGAACTTCCCAAGTCGGGGGGGTGGCTGCAGACGGTAAAAGTATCGCTGGGCTTTCTGGAGCTGGCCTTAGCCTTTAAATACCTCTCCAACGTCGACCTTGCTTACCACTGGGGTATCTTTAACAGAGACCTCTTCCTGATCGTGTGGATTGTCATTTTTGGCGTGCTGGGGCTTTATCTGCTAGGTAAACTGCCCTTGACGCAGGAGGCGGCACCCAAGCAAGTATCCCTGCCCCGGCTGATTTTTAGTATGATCGTTTTTGTTTTTACCCTGTACATGATCCCGGGCATCTGGGGAGCGCCGCTCAAGCTGATCAGCGCCTGGTTGCCACCCATTACAACGCAGGAATTTGACCTGACGGGTTACAGGGCCGGAGGCGCAGCGGAAAAGACCGCAGGCAAAAAGTACGCCTCCCTGTTTCATACACCCTATGGGCTGAATGCTTTTTATGATTACGAGCAGGCACGGGTGCAGTCAAAAAAGGAAAACAAACCGATTCTGCTGGATTTCACGGGCTGGAGTTGTACCAATTGCCGGAAGATGGAAGCGAGCGTGTGGTCGGATCCGCTCGTGTTGGCACGCTTAAAAAAGGAGTTTGTGCTGGTATCCCTTTACGTGGATGATAAAACGGAACTGGCAGAAAACGAAAAGTATACGTCGGTGTTCAGCGGCAGGAAAGTGAAAACAGTAGGCCAGAAATGGAGCGATTTCCAGGCATCTGCCTTTGGGACGAACTCGCAGCCATACTATGTGATTGTCAACGCAGCAGGAGAAAAACTAACGCACCCGAAAGCCTTCGACCTGAATATCCAAAATTACCTTGCCTTCCTGGCGGAAGGGAAAGCTGCTTTCAGCAGCATGCGCTTAGATTTAAATTAAAACGACAGGATACATGATGAAAAATAAAAAATTAAGCCGCGTTGTGCTTCAGGGTTTAGCATTGTTAAGCCTGCTGCTGGGCTTTCAGCAAGCAGCGGGGAATCCCCACCTTGCGCCTCCCGTCACCGGCACACAGATCAATTTTATCGAAAACTCCTGGGGGGCAGCCCAGAAAAGAGCGCGGCAAGCACACAAGTACATTTTTGTAGACGCCTACGCAACCTGGTGCGGCCCCTGCAAACAACTAAAAGCCACCACGTTCAGAGATCCGAAAGTCGCTGATTTCTTCAACAGGAACTTTGTAAATCTTTCCCTGGACATGGAAAAGGGGGAAGGACCGACGCTGGCTGAGACCTGGCAGGTAACGGCTTATCCAACGCTGCTGGTTATAGACCCGTTGGGCAAGGTCGTACTTCGCTACACAGGCTTCCTCAAACCAAATGATTTACTTATGCTCGGGGAGCAAGCCTTGAAAAAAGGAGCTCCAAAAGACAAGAAACCATAAAACAGCGGAGAAGGAAGTAAGCCAGCAGCTATTTGAAGGGAGAAATGTCTTAACTTCGAATGTACGACCGCAGGGGATACCGGCTACCTTTCAAAAAGAAGCACCTGCTGACCCGATCCTTCCTAAGGGCTTATTCTTTCGTCCGCTTTTTTTCTTGCAGGTTACCATCTAAGGGCAGGAACTGTTCTTGATGGCAGCTCTTTGTGCCTTGAGCTGCTTGCGGGACTCCTTTCGACTTTTATTCGGTATTTTACAGGTATCTTCTGGCTGATCTGACGTAAACGATAAGTACCCGGAGGAGGGGTTGGCAGCAATCAAATCCTGCTGTTGGTCCCGCTTTCATACGCGTGATGAAGCTCTAAGAAAAGAGCGGCAGGAAATGCTTTTGCAGGCAATGTATCAAATGGCCTTCTCACCCTTTCCTGCTGCCTGCCTTCCAGGCCGGATGGACGCTAGTGCTGATGCGCTGCCCTGATGGTTTGATTTCCTTTCTTTGCCGGAAACAGGTGAACCAGCCGAAAGAATCGTTCTTAAACCAGTTCAAGTCTTAAGCTATTCCTTTTTTGGACCTTTGCTTAATCAAATATAAACAGTCGAAGCGATGGAAAAGCGAGTAAACATTCAACAAACGGAACCTGGAGCATACAAAGCCATGTATGCCCTGGAAGGTTACTTCAAGACCACTCCGTTAACCAGCACGCATAAGGATTTAATAAAGATCCGTGCCTCACAAATTAACGGATGTGCCTACTGCATTGATCTGCATACCAAGGACGCCCTAAAAAACGGAGAAACAGCGCAACGGATTTTTATGTTGAATGCCTGGCGGGAAACGGATTTCTTCACCGAGGAAGAGCAAGTGGTTTTAGCCATGAGTGAAGAAGTGACCCTGATCCACAAGCAGGGATTGACCGAGGAAACGTATAAAAAGGCGGAACAGGTCTTTGATCAACATTACATAGCTCAAATCATCATGGCTATTGCGACGATCAATGCCTGGAACAGAATAGCCATAAGCACCCACCTGGCTCCTATACGGGATTAAAGCAGCGGCACAGTCCCTTACGATGGCACAGAAACAGGCAGCTGATACCCGGTGACAGGTAGGTGTTTCGCGGGCTTATCCGCTTGTTTTGCTCTTAAACTTAAAAGCCTATGGCATCAAGTAAACCCAAGGTCGTTGCCGGCATTCAGCTACCTGACAGTACGATAGCGACGCAGGCCACCGCGTTGTTACGCGAACATGGTACAGCATTGCTTTATAATCATTCTTTACGGGCGTTCTTATTTGCTTCTTTGAATGGGAAGCAAAACAGGATTTCGTACGACCCGGAACTCTTGTATGTCAGCGCTGTTTTTCATGACCTTGGGCTAACACCGCAGTATAGCAGTCGGGATAAAAGATTTGAAGTAGATGGTGCCAATGCTGCCCGTGATTTTCTTAAAAGTCATGGCCTGTCGCCGCAGGCGCTCCAATTAGTATGGGATACGGTTGCCCTTCATACAACCCCGGGTATTGCAGAGTATAAAGAAGCGGAAGTGGCTTTACTCAATTACGGTGTGGCCCTGGATGTGGTAGGTAGAGGCTATGCGCACCTGCCGGCACACCAACGGGAGGAGATTATCGGGCAATTCCCGCGTACCAGCTTTAAGAAAAAGATTATTCCTGCGTTTTATGACGGCTTCAAACATAAGCCCCAGACGACTTATGGAAATATCAATGCCGATATATGTGCGTGTATGAGCCCAAACTTTGAAAGAAAAGACTTTTGTGAGGCTATTCTGCAATCTCCCTGGAGCGAATAAGGTGAATTTACCTTTTCCTGCCCTATCCAAACAGGGAACGACAGATGGCAGGAGAGAGTACAGGGAGACCATCCTAAAGGAGTGCAACAGGGTCGTATAGCATCAAAAGCTGCTGCTGCCCTTAACCGGGGTAGGGGCAGGTGATTTTAGGGCCTGATGGAATCAGACAGCACGCGCTCAGATGAATGGCGGGCTGAAGCCCTGCACAGGCAACAGAAGCAGTGCATGCAGCAAGTGGGGATTTAGCAGCATATGCAGCGAAAGGGAACGTCACAGGAAAAAGAAAACGGGGCGGGCAGGAAATGCAGCGGGGGTAGGATGCCGTTTTGAAGATGGATGAGCTCTTTGTTTTGCGCAGCCCAAAAAGCTGAACAAAGCGGAAAGGAATGAATGGAACGGGATGGAAAACCAGCATTGCCGGATAAGGCCTG from Pontibacter liquoris includes the following:
- the egtB gene encoding ergothioneine biosynthesis protein EgtB, with the translated sequence MRELRDKYRSVRQRSEAICASLKTEDYVVQPVVDVSPPKWHLGHTSWFFETFILLPHLADYACFDPAYPFVFNSYYESLGARVIRTNRGNLSRPTVEEVYQYRRHVDAAMDEFLCLLVSDELKMLTLLGLNHEEQHQELLAADIKYILGHNPLFPAYNEITEPVETAHPADEFLGIQEGLYNIGYRGGGFCFDNELGAHPVFLSAYEIAQELVTNGQYSTFIADGGYRKHEYWHAEGLDWVKNNNVHAPLYWHRIEGQWHSYGASGMQLLDVNQPVTHVSYYEAAAFAAWKGMRLPTEFEWEAACHQFKWGTRWEWTHSAYLPYPGYSRVAGPVGEYNGKFMVNQMVLRGASTVTPPGHTRPSYRNFFHPQLRWQYTGIRLARTPRPDDRSGKAMHAAERTRAPE
- a CDS encoding bifunctional methionine sulfoxide reductase B/A protein — protein: MLRWLDIIKFTNQGNPTPDRRVEKTPEEWKALLTEEQFRITRLKGTERAFSSELCSYFEPGRYACVCCDTELFDAGEKFESGTGWPSFTQPVKDNVVAYHKDSAFGMQRIEALCSTCDAHLGHVFQDGPKPSGLRYCINAVSLKKVAASEKKIAFGGGCFWCTEAIFQRLKGVLKVESGYSGGTVINPTYREVCSGATGHAEMVEVTYNPEEISFEELLKIHLSTHNPTTVNRQGADRGSQYRSVIFYRTEEEKQTAVRLIGEVQTLYPDLIVTELQQFEHFYKAETHHQDYYNRNQEAGYCQVVINPKLAKLRELYQDKLK
- the trxB gene encoding thioredoxin-disulfide reductase, with the protein product MREAQQERIKCLIIGSGPSGYTAAIYTARADLKPVLYTGLFIGGQLTKTSDVENYPGYPDGVMGAEMMAGFHKQASRVGADLRIGDVSAVDFSQSPFSVTVDGEKGILADTVIIATGATPKWLGLASEQQYAGAGVSACATCDGFFFKGQDVAIVGAGDTAAEEALHLAKLCKKVYMLVRKASFKASKAMVHRVENTPNIKVLFNVEVKEVLGDGVKVQGARLFNNITDEELTVDVTGFFVAIGHHPNTDLFRPWLTMDKAGYIKTKGCSTRTNVPGVFCCGDAQDPVYRQAITAAGSGCMAALDCERFLSEMEQGPFES
- a CDS encoding GNAT family N-acetyltransferase; its protein translation is METIDLHEGQSGITFFSLKIDEREVGRMMVHMLPGILRAGHTSVDISQRRSGYGQKLIDAVVAYARKNELKVIPDCGFVAMVFNKYPEVYGDIRGTR
- a CDS encoding AraC family transcriptional regulator; amino-acid sequence: MKLGYENTTDGARLFITVGEHQMKGEGMLRNPTEHMNTLVVNKSPGSQRVTIDAIPYTMPGHSLLPLVSNQPYAFEDPVSLVSWHFNREFYCIVDHDAEVSCAGFLFFGIHHPMFIRLSPEDLAGIRLIEQLFLEDMQEKDRMQGEMLRTLLKRLIIKSTRMARAQMANGQLLTVDRFDVIRLFNLLVEQNFRQEHEVSFYAAALHKSPKTLSNLFRLCSHPSPSTLIQQRILLEAKRYLYYTSKSAKEIGYELGFESPAHFSRFFKLKTGTTLSAFKNRQALEI
- a CDS encoding peroxiredoxin-like family protein; the protein is MKSINSVQSALVWAVAGTMLLSFQAGDAFAAQKLPLQAGDRDSVATVAGVPLLPQDISPLLIGESIPKAKLPAPDGSLQDLNALVAQKPTILVFYRGGWCPYCSKQLSGLQEIEQELAGMGYQTIAISTDSPENLQHTKDKGALTYQLLSDADLALAKKFGIAYKSPQSYDAFLPKTSGGKNPDKLLPVPSVFLLNQKGTILFEFINPDITQRLSPTLLKAVAASLRKEA
- a CDS encoding protein-disulfide reductase DsbD family protein translates to MKKFLIVLAGILWFSAAATAQIEHPVSWRVTAKQLNAQEADLIVKATIQPGWHVYSQFLKAGGPVPTSFTFRPSPAYQLVGKVAESPQPVAAFDQNFNMEILWHEQAVTFRQRIKLLKPVVSVTGSVEFMVCNDQKCLPPTEETFEILLGAKPSTASSDLQQAKTTRQERVEKAAGTGAAQGQAGAADASPASYAGIFIAGFLGGLAAFFMPCIYPLIPLTVSFFTKQAGSRRRGIQQALLYGLSIISIYVALGVLITLSFGASALNEAASSALFNLFFFAVLVMFALSFLGAFELVLPSALVNKMDEKSSGGGLAGLFFMAFTLALVSFSCTGPIIGTLLVDAVSKGTYLGPAIGMFGFSLALAFPFTFFAIFPAWLRELPKSGGWLQTVKVSLGFLELALAFKYLSNVDLAYHWGIFNRDLFLIVWIVIFGVLGLYLLGKLPLTQEAAPKQVSLPRLIFSMIVFVFTLYMIPGIWGAPLKLISAWLPPITTQEFDLTGYRAGGAAEKTAGKKYASLFHTPYGLNAFYDYEQARVQSKKENKPILLDFTGWSCTNCRKMEASVWSDPLVLARLKKEFVLVSLYVDDKTELAENEKYTSVFSGRKVKTVGQKWSDFQASAFGTNSQPYYVIVNAAGEKLTHPKAFDLNIQNYLAFLAEGKAAFSSMRLDLN
- a CDS encoding thioredoxin family protein produces the protein MMKNKKLSRVVLQGLALLSLLLGFQQAAGNPHLAPPVTGTQINFIENSWGAAQKRARQAHKYIFVDAYATWCGPCKQLKATTFRDPKVADFFNRNFVNLSLDMEKGEGPTLAETWQVTAYPTLLVIDPLGKVVLRYTGFLKPNDLLMLGEQALKKGAPKDKKP
- a CDS encoding carboxymuconolactone decarboxylase family protein; translated protein: MEKRVNIQQTEPGAYKAMYALEGYFKTTPLTSTHKDLIKIRASQINGCAYCIDLHTKDALKNGETAQRIFMLNAWRETDFFTEEEQVVLAMSEEVTLIHKQGLTEETYKKAEQVFDQHYIAQIIMAIATINAWNRIAISTHLAPIRD
- a CDS encoding HD domain-containing protein, whose protein sequence is MASSKPKVVAGIQLPDSTIATQATALLREHGTALLYNHSLRAFLFASLNGKQNRISYDPELLYVSAVFHDLGLTPQYSSRDKRFEVDGANAARDFLKSHGLSPQALQLVWDTVALHTTPGIAEYKEAEVALLNYGVALDVVGRGYAHLPAHQREEIIGQFPRTSFKKKIIPAFYDGFKHKPQTTYGNINADICACMSPNFERKDFCEAILQSPWSE